AACGAGGTGAAAACTCGGGTGTTGAGGGGGCACACCCTCCGGCAGTGCAGCAAGGAGCTCACTGGACGAAAAACAAATCCACACGACGAACGATTCATCCCAGAGCCGAAATCGGCAGATGGTATTTAAAAAAACCACTGCAGCTGCCAGACGAGTCTGGTGTCTCTGTCTTGGATATTCGAGAGGGGAAGCTGCTGTATCTGCCTCGTCTACCCGCTGCCTCGTTTTCCgtccgcagaagacgccATACCAACCTGGAAAGTGGCCCTGCTGGCATCCAGATTGAGGGTCCTCTGGCTGTCGGCGCCTACCTTGGTAGATTGCTTCAGATTCGATCTTCCCTCGTTCTCTGTGTCGTCTTCTTTTCCCCTACCGGGGGTGCTGTCTCTtggtctgccgcctcgtcccTGTGTGTCGAGCTCTAAGATGGAagctgcagcctcgagagGAAACTCCGCGGCCAAAAACTCGTCCCCTGTGGCTTCATCCCTAGCGCTTACAGTAAGAGCAAAACCAGCCACTGCGCATCGAATCTGCACGCGCCACTCTGGCTTTTTTTTCCCGGTCAACTCCTCGAGCCCCCGTCGCCGAGAGTAACTCAGAGTGTACTCAGGAGAAGTAGACGGTTTCTCGTCGAGATGGAAGGCAGCGGGGTCATAAACCACCTGAGCCACGCGGCCATCTGCCAAGCGGACGTAGTCTCCGTGCGATGTGCTCACTTCAAGCGGCGAGTCCACTGCTTCAGAACTGTCCCGTCCTTCGGTCAAAAATTCACCGCGAACGTTAGTATGGCCATAGAGAGGCGTGAAACCGCTATCGAGGAAGGAAGCATGGACCGCGAGTGTCAGTGCTTCAGCGGCATCTCGGAAATGGCCCTGCTTCAGCTGAAGCAACGATTGCAGTGTGCTGGCACAGCTGCCGTTGGCGGAGAGGGGATCACACGCAGTTGACGGGGAAAGAGAAGGATCTTCCACGCTCAGATCTGTCATCGCAGCAGAAAATGCCGACACGATAACCACCTGGTCGGACAAGCCCGTGCACAATGGGGGTAGGCACACCAAAAACAGGGAGATGACAGCAAAACGAGATGGAGCACGTGGTAAGAAATGCACAGCCATAACGGTTCCACGTCGAAAAAGGAGTCATAGCAATTTTTCGCCTCATTCGCTGTTCGCTGGGACCCAGAGAAAAGCATGCCTTCTACAGAGGACGGTGACCGCGCGACTTGTTTGGTCATGCTGCCTGCAGAGTCTGGAAGGCAGTGCGTGGCGCCGACCAAGGCACACGTCGATTGTTGGTCTTCCCTCGGTCAAAGTCTATTTTTCCTGGTGGCTGTCCAGGCTGGTTCAAGGCACGAATAACTCTCAAAGTTGACTGCGCGTGGCAATCGGCCGTCGTCGATGTCTTTGAACGCACACTGCTCAGCACACTGGACGGAAGTCGTCAAGCAGGGCCCCTGCAAGCGACATCCAGACTCACAACTGTCTACTTCAGCTTGCCTACTTATATGGCATAGATTGACCGTCAATGTATAGTGCCAACATCGGTTGTTACGGTCACCGCGTCGAGAAACGCAGCTGGCTGTCTGCCGGCGCTTGCCCTGCAAGCGAGGCGAGTGCGCTGCGGATGTGTTCCCAGCAACCAAGTAGCTCGAAAGCACTGAGCTCGCAGCTTCGGTAGTTGCATCCGTTTCAGTCACGTACTAGGTTCATTTTGTGGAATGTCGGCACAACTCGGAGCGAAGAGCGCTCCGATAAACGGATTGGGTCACTACATGCAAAACAGCAGGACGCCTTGTGCGTCAACAAGGGAGGGTCACCCCCGATGAACCGGTACAGAATACAGGGAACTAAGGCTATTTCCTCACAGAGTGAAGTCGGTCCTATGCTGAATAGACCTCCAAGGATGCAGCGAGCGGTAGAAACTGGCGAATCTGCAGGCGACTGTCCAACCTCTCAACTAGATTCCAAGGACAGCTAAAGCGGGGGCGGTGTGCTCTGCAGTGAAGTAGCCCGAGGTCTTCGATGTCAGGAACTGCCGGTGAATGAAGGCCTCAGGTATTTTCCTAGCCACACATTTTTCAGACTGTGACTCAACTTGCGTCCCTTCCCGCCACGCCACCCAGCAATATGCAGTGCACCTCACGTGTCACATCCCGTACGTCTCTACTCTCGTAGAAATGGAAAGCTACAGCTGCAAAAGGAGGATTTTCCCACACAGTAGCCCCCTCCTGTACGCTCACCCCACTTTTCTACTCTCCTGCCAGCCGTCAACTCTGAACCGCACGGAAACCAGTTCGTCGGGGAAACCAGGCCCCTGTATTGATCTCCGTTCGCCTTCGGACGCATTGGCTGCCTTCAACCCTGCTGACCGGCGTGCGGTGTGCGTGACCCCCCTGCACTGCAGATTCTGTGCCTTAGCAGCGTCTGCGATTGCAACGGCCGCGTATGTATGTGAGCACTGTGGCACGCGTTGCTTGGATAGTGCAAATACAACTACATCTTCGCCCCTACCGACATGCGTATCGACTCTTGCGTTCACAGTGTGCACTACTGTGTTGGAAGCAGAATATCGCCCTTCCCGCAGCCTCTTACTACGGTGCAGCGACGTGCGAGCCCTTCGCCTTTATCCCTGATGGTGACTGGGTAACGAACGAAATCATGTTGGGTGTCTCCTGGCGAATCATGTGGAATCGCTTGCGCACATGACAACTGAGTGGTGGTGACGCAGGTACACAGGCAAGTTGAAAGAGAATCTACGGGGGAGAGGAATGGTTCATCAGTTAAGACAGACCAGTGTGAGAAGGTGAGTCAGAATTGTCGAGGCCGCTGTCACCTGCTTACAGAGCAGGTGACAGCTCAAGTGGCATTGTACCAATGGGGGCAGCAGAACGTGCCCGCTTTGTTGCTGAATTTCCTGTTCCTCAAGAAACGAATCTTTCGGCCGGAAACTATACTCTATCGGCGTTACCGGCTACTGCTCCACTGGCATCATTCCTAAACTCTATTCACGACTGTTGCCATCAGGATTCACCCCGAAGTGACTGTGCGTTTTACATTCGCGATTCGAGGCGGGATGCTATTGCAGCTGCGTTCCACAAGGCATCGTGCTCCTTGGAAACATTTTTTTTTATTGATGACAGCCAACCCCCGCACATATGTGCCTTCATAGCGCGGACCGAAAATGGCTCCCTCCCTGCATCTAGAACCGCACTGTCTCCGCTCACCGTTACAGAGTGTAATCGAGACACCCCCCTGTCGGTGGTCCTTCCAACGCTAGATCTTCATTTTTTCCAGGAGAAGTCTACCTCCGTGACACCACCCAGAAACCGCCCGCTTTGCCAAAGCGGCGGTATTCTGTCAGCATCCGTGACCTGGCGACCTAATGGTGGCTGACGAAGAGCTACGCTCTATTGGCTTATGCTATCGTACCGTGGTATCTTATTGCCCCTCTCCCTGACAGTGCGGCGAGCGTCCTCAGCACCATGTCTCATAACACCGAAGCTGTACTCGGGTCCTCTGTACACGATGGCGATGCATGAGACGCCAAGCCTCATTTTTGGGAGGCTAGGCAGCGCTGAGCACCTTAGCGTCAGCCGGGGAAAACAAGCAGTGCCTTCTCTCCGTAACCACATATTCGGTGTGACCGGAACATTCAATGAAACGCACAGGGATCCTCATAAAAGCGGAGTGTCCTCAAAGAAGGTGCCCTTCTGCCGCTAGGTTTTTCGACTCCTAGCACGATGAAACATCCACACCCACGGTGTCGAACAGCCTCTCGGCAACAGGTCTtggctgcatgcacgcagtTGCAGGAAATGGAAGACCTTCCATGTCGACGTCGAGCTTTTTGTCCGTGATCCCTCAATTCTAGTTTTAACCGTGGCAGTCGACCGGCCGATTCGCGAGTCCAGCGAGTTGCCAAATGGCTTACACGCAAAAATCTCGGACCGACACATAGTGTGcaacgccttcgccgcaTGCACTCGTTCTCAGTCCTATACTCAAATCGTCAGACGGCCGTTTCTGGCGTTTGACTGGCTGCGCTTACCGCATTTCCGGCTAATGCAGCGACGTATTCTCCGAGTGCATCTACTGGCGTGTTCGCGTCGTTAATCATTTTTGCTCCGCAACCACGGACGGCGAGAGTAGATTTGCCGTCCTCAAGCATCTACATCTGGCAGCTGAAAAGGTCAGACACGAGAGGAAGCCCCATTGGAGGCCAAATCGCGAGGACTGTGCGGACAGTCCTGGTTCAACAGTTCCGAGCAAAAAACCGTCGCCGCGGAATCCCAGACAGCAACGGGTCCATGGCCGTGTGAATGCGTATTGGGTTCGGCGTATTTTCTGAACACATTCGCATTTGGAGGTCAAGCGCGTGCTGGATCGATTGTTGGCGACTCGGGAAACACTCCTCTGGTGTCCGTTACCAGTGGCAGACTTCCCACGTGTTACCCAGAAAGGATCTCAGTGCCTTTTAATCCCATTTTCCCCCTCCCTGCCTCGCGGAACGGCCCCAGCTCTACGGGTTTTCCGCTAGCCGGCGCCGCAACTCGAACCTCTAAGGCAGGATGGAGGACGCCCCGTGTATTGGCatctccgctgcctccggaAGGAGCGCAGCATCCACGTGCCCAGTGTAAGTCTGCACGCCGCTCCCAATCGATCTTCTTGGAAgcccctctcgcgcgccggcgagaagcTCCAGAGAACCACGCGGGATTCTTCCACTTTATGGACGGGCAGGAAGTCAATGTTTCAGCGAGCGTGCCGCCCTGCAGGCAGCCACAAGCTGCAACACACATGCATGGCTGTTGCCTCAGGCGTCCGCCTGTTTTCGCCGAGGACTCTGTTTCGGATATGCCATTTGGAAATTTCCGCTTCTCAGGTGCCATCAGGCGGTCTCCAAGTACACGTGCCCAAAGTGCCGCACGCTCTATTGCTCCTCGGATTGCTACAACGTAAGCGTGCTGcgtgcctctgtctctggaGAGTCATCTACGGTTATAGGCATCTGCAGCCACGCGACGCGAACTGTGCTTGCAACTCCCTTCCATTTTCCAGCCCCTGCTATTGATACAGTCCGCTTCCGTTCTGGTTTggcacgcaggcgcccctGCTTTCGAAGTTTTGTGCCTTGCGTCGCGAGTTGTCGGCTCTGGTTAGCCCGTTGTCTGCTGCTTGTCTGTCACCGTGCAGCGTCACAACGACGGGCGGTGCGTGAGGCAGTTCCAAGAGGAGCAGGTCTTGGAGGCAGTCAAGGCAGCGAGAGTTACAGCGATTGATAAGCGCAACTTTGAGCAGAAACTCTCTCGCATTCGCGCCCACGAACGAGCGgctgaagacgaggacgacgatgagggcgacgcgccgcgtgagagaggccctcgcggggggcgagcctcagagggagagagacggcgagaggaggaagcggaaggagacgaatCCGGCCTCCTCAATGGCATGGACGAcgagaggcacgcgcagcTGATGGAGCTGGCGCACTCGGGCCTGCTGGACGAGGACGCTCTGACTGAGGAGGAACGGCGAGCGTTCCATCACGCCGTGGGGACTGGCGCCCTAGCTCAGTATCTCGAGCCGTGGGAGCCGTGGTGGCAAAAGGTACGCCGAGGGCCGCAGCCTGTCTTCCGGTCCTCGCATGCGTGCCGGCTGGGGTCTGACGATATTCCGCTTGGATCTTGACGCTGTCGCGCTCGGCAGGAATCGCTCAGCCCGACGCGTCTCACAATGCAGAAAAGGAACGAGGGGCGGGGGATGGGGGGGGATGGAAGGGGGACGGAGGGGGggatgggggggggggatgggggggcgggcgaagGTAGGGGGAAGCGAGAGGtgctgaggcgcgagagaacgATCCGCTGTCAACGCGCTGA
This DNA window, taken from Besnoitia besnoiti strain Bb-Ger1 chromosome III, whole genome shotgun sequence, encodes the following:
- a CDS encoding hypothetical protein (encoded by transcript BESB_047290), whose product is MAVHFLPRAPSRFAVISLFLVCLPPLCTGLSDQVVIVSAFSAAMTDLSVEDPSLSPSTACDPLSANGSCASTLQSLLQLKQGHFRDAAEALTLAVHASFLDSGFTPLYGHTNVRGEFLTEGRDSSEAVDSPLEVSTSHGDYVRLADGRVAQVVYDPAAFHLDEKPSTSPEYTLSYSRRRGLEELTGKKKPEWRVQIRCAVAGFALTVSARDEATGDEFLAAEFPLEAAASILELDTQGRGGRPRDSTPGRGKEDDTENEGRSNLKQSTKGLLASIESRLISPLVRALAPCAKMNPTDRGGAAKPPPEGSTSSALSHASPELPTSSLSPPSSLPHAGGPSVGGQDLRAPGLPDSTRRPEEAFPPRPDQEEGGTHVGPRHPFFFGDEPGGRDRLPMPPLPEGFVPGARYDPIGPFGVEPNPDHERPPRWDNRGDLDPTGRSPFGSAFGNFPGGRFGGGGGGFGGGFI